One segment of Tenrec ecaudatus isolate mTenEca1 chromosome 1, mTenEca1.hap1, whole genome shotgun sequence DNA contains the following:
- the FAM174C gene encoding protein FAM174C has protein sequence MGPRVLPPLLLPALLLLCGAQEAARLLAPAAANGSRPVPLSNGTRPPGAPGTPLLRALYVLAGVSVLVACYFLIRAFRLKKPQRQSYSLLANTDDSTELSLLDSNEETVFERRNRR, from the exons ATGGGGCCGCGAGTGCTGCCGCCGCTGCTGCTCCCGGCGCTGCTGCTGCTCTGCGGGGCCCAGGAAGCCGCCCGCCTGCTGGCGCCCGCCGCGGCGAACGGGAGCCGGCCGGTACCGCTGAGCAACGGCACCCGGCCGCCGGGCGCTCCGGGCACACCGCTGCTGCGCGCTCTCTACGTGCTCGCGGGCGTCAGCGTTTTGGTGGCGTGCTACTTCCTCATCCGGGCTTTCAG GCTGAAGAAGCCTCAGCGGCAGAGCTACAGCCTCCTGGCCAACACGGACGACTCCACAGAGCTGTCATTGCTGGACAGCAACGAGGAGACGGTCTTTGAGAGGAGGAACCGGAGatg A